The segment CACCCTGCGCGAGCACGACCGCCTGGTGCTGGCCACGCCGGGCAGCCTGGTCTCTGAACCCGCCACCTTCAACCTGCTGCTGTCGCAGTGCTACACCATCTGGGTGCGCACCTCGCCGGAGGAACACATGGCGCGCGTGGTGGCCCAGGGCGACATGCGGCCGATGGAAGGCAACCGCGAGGCCATGGCCGACCTGCGCCGCATCCTGCAGGCTCGCGCGCCGCTCTATGACCGCGCCGATATCTCGATCGACACCAGCGGCCAGGACGCCGCCACCTCGCTGCAACAATTGCGCGCCCAGCTCTAGGCCGCCGGCGCGTGACTACCCCGCCGGCCGCGCGCGGGTGACAAAGACATTGCGCCAGCCGTCTCCATGCACTATATTTCATCAAAAGCCGCAAGGCACTATAGTGCACTCAGGAGACAGCCATGTCCGCGCCGGCAACCGCCCCACTGCGTCCTGACCAGTCAGCCGCCCCGTCAGACGCACCCATCACCTTCGAGCGTCATCCCGACCAGTATCGCCACTGGAAACTGAGTTTCGACGGCCCCGTCGCCACGCTGGCGATGGACGTCGACGAGGAAGGCGGACTGCGCCCCGGCTACGCGCTGAAACTCAATTCCTACGACCTTGGCGTCGATATCGAACTGCACGACGCGCTCCAGCGCATCCGCTTCGAGCACCCCGAAGTGCGCACCGTGGTGCTGACCAGCGCGCGCGACCGCATCTTCTGCTCGGGCGCCAATATCTTCATGCTGGGGCTGTCGTCGCATGCGTGGAAGGTCAACTTCTGCAAGTTCACCAACGAGACCCGCAATGCCATCGAGGATGCCAGCCGGCACTCAGGGCTGAAGTTCATTGCCGCCTGCAACGGCACCACCGCCGGCGGCGGCTATGAACTGGCGCTGGCGTGCGACGAGATCGTGCTGGTCGATGACCGCTCGTCCGCGGTAAGCCTGCCCGAGGTGCCGCTGCTGGGCGTGCTGCCCGGCACCGGCGGCCTGACCCGCGTGACCGACAAGCGCCACGTGCGCCGCGACCACGCGGATATCTTCTGCACCACCACGGAAGGCGTGCGCGGCCAGCGCGCCAAGGACTGGAAGCTGGTTGACGAAGTGGTCAAGCCGGCGCGCTTTGCCGAGCATATCGCCGAGCGCGCGGCGGCGCTGGCGGCCACCAGTGACCGGCCGCAGGGCCACCACGGCATCACGCTGACACCGCTGTCGCGCACCATCGAGCCCGACGGCTACCGCTACGAGACCGTGCGCGTGCATGTCGATGCCGCGACGCGCAAGGCCACGCTGACCGTATTCGGGCCCGACAAGCACCAGCCCGCGGATCTCGCCGGCGTGGTCGCGGCCGGCGCGCAATGGTGGCCGCTGAAGATGGCGCGCGAGCTTGACGACGCCATCCTGACGCTGCGCGCCAACCATCTGGATATCGGCATCTGGGTGCTCAAGACCGATGGCGACGCGGCCGCGGTGCTGGCCGCCGATGCGCTGCTGCAGGCGCATGCCGGCCACTGGTTCGTGCGCGAGACCATCGGCATGCTGCGCCGCACGCTGGCGCGGCTGGATGTATCGTCGCGCAGCCTGATCGCGCTGATCGAAGCCGATTCCTGCTTTGCCGGCACGCTGCTGGAACTGGCGCTCGCCGCCGACCGCAGCTACATGCTGCACCTGCCCGACGCCCCGGACGACGCACCGCGCGTGTTCGTCTCCGCGCTCAACTTCGGCCACTATCCCATGCCCAACGGGCAAACCCGGCTGGCGGCGCGCTTCTATGGCGACGAGGCCGCGCTCACGGCGGTGCGCGAGCACATCGGTGCGCCGCTGGATGCGCTCAGCGCCGATTCGCTCGGGCTGATCACCGCCGCGCCCGACGATATCGACTGGGAGGACGAAATCCGCATCGCCCTGGAAGAACGCGCCAGCCTGTCGCCGGATGCACTGACCGGGATGGAAGCCAATTTGCGCTTCGGCGGCGCCGAGACCATGGAAACGCGCATCTTCGGCCGCCTGACCGCGTGGCAGAACTGGATCTTCCAGCGCCCCAACGCCGTCGGCGAGAACGGCGCGCTGAAGGTCTTCGGCACCGGCAACAAGGCACGCTTCGACTGGGACCGGGTGTAAGACAACAAGGAGACAGCACGTGAGCATCGACTACAGCCAGAAGATCCCCAACAACGTCAACCTGTCCGACGACCGTGCGCTGCAGCGCGCGCTGGAACACTGGCAACCGGCGTTCCTCGACTGGTGGCGCGACATGGGGCCGGACGGCTCGCACAGCTTCGATGTCTACCTGCGCACCGCGGTGTCGGTCGATCCATCGGGCTGGGCGCACTTCGACCACGTCAAGATGCCGGACTACCGCTGGGGCATCTTCCTGCAGCCGGCCGACCCCGAGCGCAGGATCCACTTCGGCGAGCACAAGGGCGAAGCCGCCTGGCAAGACGTGCCGGGCGAGCACCGCGCCAACCTGCGCCGCATCATCGTGACGCAGGGCGACACCGAGCCCGCCTCGGTCGAGCAGCAGCGCCACCTGGGCCTGACCGCGCCGAGCCTGTACGACCTGCGTAACCTGTTCCAGGTCAATGTGGAGGAAGGCCGCCACCTGTGGGCGATGGTGTACCTGCTGCACCGCTATTTCGGCCGCGACGGCCGCGAGGAAGCCGAGGCGCTGCTGGAGCGCCGCTCCGGCGACCAGGACAACCCGCGCATCCTCGGCGCCTTCAACGAGCGCACACCGGACTGGCTGGCGTTCTTCATGTTCACCTACTTCACCGACCGCGACGGCAAGTTCCAGCTGTGCGCGCTGGCCGAATCCGGCTTCGATCCTCTGGCGCGCACCACGCGCTTCATGCTGACCGAGGAAGCGCACCACATGTTCGTGGGTGAATCGGGCGTGTCGCGCGTGCTCCAGCGCACCTGCGAGGTGATGCGCGAACGCGGCATCGAAGACCCCGCCGAAGTGCGCGCCGCCGGGGTGATCGACCTGGAGACCATCCAGCGCTACCTGAACTTCCACTACAGCGTCACCATCGACCTGTTCGGCGCCGACCAGTCGTCCAACGCCGCCACCTTCTACAGCGCCGGCCTGAAGGGCCGCTTCGAGGAAGGCAAGCGCGCCGACGACCACGTGCTCAAGAGCGATGTCTACCGCGTGCTGGAAGTGCGCGACGGGCACCTGGGCGAGCGCGAGGTGCCGATGCTCAATGCGCTCAATGAAGTGCTGCGCGACGACTACATCAAGGACAGCTTGGGCGGCGTGGCGCGCTGGAACAAGGTCATCGAAAAGGCCGGCATCGCATTCCGCCTGACCGTGCCGCACAAGGCCTTCAATCGCAAGATCGGCACGCTGGCCAATGTGCATGTCTCGCCCGAGGGCCAGCTGATTTCCGAAGCGGAATGGCAGGCTAACGAACGCAAGTGGCTGGCCACCGACGAAGACCGCGCCTTTGTTGCCTCGCTGATGGGCCGCGTGGTGGAGCCCGGCAAGTACGCCAACTGGATCGCGCCTCCGGCGGTGGGCATCAACCGCCAGCCGATGGATTTCGAGTACGTGCGTTTCAACTGAACCAGAAGCACAGGACAGGCCAGGAGCCACCGGAGACACGCCATGGGCGCCCCCGACATCATCAAGCAGCACCTGATCGATCCGGAAATCTGCATCCGCTGCAATACCTGCGAGGACACCTGTCCGATCGACGCCATCACCCACGACGACCGCAACTACGTGGTCAGGGCGGACGTGTGCAACGGCTGCAACGCCTGCCTGTCGCCCTGTCCGACCGGAGCCATCGACAACTGGCGCACCATGCTGCGCGGCCAGGCCTACCCGATCGAGGCGCAACTGCTGTGGGACGAGTTGCCGGCCGAGGTGCCGCTGCCGGAACTGGCCGACCTGGGCGAGGCGCCGCAGGCAACCCTCGGCACCGGCACGGCAAGCGGCGCCGCACCCGACGCCGCCATCCAGTCCGTGGAAACCAGCCGCCACACCTCGCCGCGTGCGCCGTGGTCGGCGGCCCATCCCTATGTGAACCTGCATGGCGTGCGCGCGCCGGTCACGGCGACCGTGGCCGGCAACTACCGGCTGACCGCAGAAGACGCATCCAGCGACATCCACCATATCGTGCTGGATTTCGGCACGCACTTCTTCCCGATCCTGGAAGGCCAGTCGATCGGCATCGTGCCGCCCGGCACGGATGCGTCGGGCAAGCCGCACTACATTCGCATGTACTCGGTGGCCAGCCCGCGCGACGGCGAGCGCCCGGGCTACAACAACCTGGCGCTGACCGTCAAACGGGTCGACCAGGACCACGATGGCAAGCCGGTGCGGGGCGTCGCGTCCAACTACCTGTGCGACCTGGCCAAGGGCGACAGCGTACACGTGGTGGGCCCGTTCGGATCGACCTTCCTGATGCCCAACCATGCCGAGGCCAGCATCATGATGATCTGCACCGGCACGGGCTCAGCCCCGATGCGCGCCATGACCGAGCGCATGCGCCGCAACATGGCGCACTTCGGCGGGCGCCGGCAGCTGTTCTTCGGTGCGCGCAACGCCAACGAACTGCCCTACTTCGGCCCACTGCTGAAGCTGCCCAAGGATTTCCTCGACATCCATTTCGCCTTCTCGCGCGATCCCGCCGCGCCGCGCCGCTACGTGCAGGACGCGATCCGCGAAGCCGCTGACAGCGTCGCCGCGCTGCTGGCCGATCCCAACGGCCATGTCTATATCTGCGGACTGAAGGGCATGGAGGCAGGCGTGCTCGAGGCATTCGAAGCGGTGTGCGCCGGCTCCGGGCACGCGTGGCCCGAGATCGAGGCCGCAATGAAGGCGGAGGGCCGGCTTCATATCGAGACCTACTGACGCTGCCGTAGTTTACTGGTTTTTCAGCAATCGCTTCCCTTCTGAAAGGCATCACCTATAATATTTCTGAAGAAACAGGAGTGATGGCGATGCAATCCAGGCGGATTCCGGAAACTGATCCCGCCGGCGGCCCCGACCCCGGCACCACGCTGACCA is part of the Cupriavidus necator genome and harbors:
- the boxC gene encoding 2,3-epoxybenzoyl-CoA dihydrolase, yielding MSAPATAPLRPDQSAAPSDAPITFERHPDQYRHWKLSFDGPVATLAMDVDEEGGLRPGYALKLNSYDLGVDIELHDALQRIRFEHPEVRTVVLTSARDRIFCSGANIFMLGLSSHAWKVNFCKFTNETRNAIEDASRHSGLKFIAACNGTTAGGGYELALACDEIVLVDDRSSAVSLPEVPLLGVLPGTGGLTRVTDKRHVRRDHADIFCTTTEGVRGQRAKDWKLVDEVVKPARFAEHIAERAAALAATSDRPQGHHGITLTPLSRTIEPDGYRYETVRVHVDAATRKATLTVFGPDKHQPADLAGVVAAGAQWWPLKMARELDDAILTLRANHLDIGIWVLKTDGDAAAVLAADALLQAHAGHWFVRETIGMLRRTLARLDVSSRSLIALIEADSCFAGTLLELALAADRSYMLHLPDAPDDAPRVFVSALNFGHYPMPNGQTRLAARFYGDEAALTAVREHIGAPLDALSADSLGLITAAPDDIDWEDEIRIALEERASLSPDALTGMEANLRFGGAETMETRIFGRLTAWQNWIFQRPNAVGENGALKVFGTGNKARFDWDRV
- the boxB gene encoding benzoyl-CoA 2,3-epoxidase subunit BoxB, which translates into the protein MSIDYSQKIPNNVNLSDDRALQRALEHWQPAFLDWWRDMGPDGSHSFDVYLRTAVSVDPSGWAHFDHVKMPDYRWGIFLQPADPERRIHFGEHKGEAAWQDVPGEHRANLRRIIVTQGDTEPASVEQQRHLGLTAPSLYDLRNLFQVNVEEGRHLWAMVYLLHRYFGRDGREEAEALLERRSGDQDNPRILGAFNERTPDWLAFFMFTYFTDRDGKFQLCALAESGFDPLARTTRFMLTEEAHHMFVGESGVSRVLQRTCEVMRERGIEDPAEVRAAGVIDLETIQRYLNFHYSVTIDLFGADQSSNAATFYSAGLKGRFEEGKRADDHVLKSDVYRVLEVRDGHLGEREVPMLNALNEVLRDDYIKDSLGGVARWNKVIEKAGIAFRLTVPHKAFNRKIGTLANVHVSPEGQLISEAEWQANERKWLATDEDRAFVASLMGRVVEPGKYANWIAPPAVGINRQPMDFEYVRFN
- the boxA gene encoding benzoyl-CoA 2,3-epoxidase subunit BoxA; the encoded protein is MGAPDIIKQHLIDPEICIRCNTCEDTCPIDAITHDDRNYVVRADVCNGCNACLSPCPTGAIDNWRTMLRGQAYPIEAQLLWDELPAEVPLPELADLGEAPQATLGTGTASGAAPDAAIQSVETSRHTSPRAPWSAAHPYVNLHGVRAPVTATVAGNYRLTAEDASSDIHHIVLDFGTHFFPILEGQSIGIVPPGTDASGKPHYIRMYSVASPRDGERPGYNNLALTVKRVDQDHDGKPVRGVASNYLCDLAKGDSVHVVGPFGSTFLMPNHAEASIMMICTGTGSAPMRAMTERMRRNMAHFGGRRQLFFGARNANELPYFGPLLKLPKDFLDIHFAFSRDPAAPRRYVQDAIREAADSVAALLADPNGHVYICGLKGMEAGVLEAFEAVCAGSGHAWPEIEAAMKAEGRLHIETY